A single Lactuca sativa cultivar Salinas chromosome 8, Lsat_Salinas_v11, whole genome shotgun sequence DNA region contains:
- the LOC111906460 gene encoding uncharacterized mitochondrial protein AtMg00820-like, translating into MSAVEPRSIKEALLEPKWITTIHEELAEFKRNKVWKLVPKQKGHTVVGTRWVYKNKLDESGAVMGNKARLVAKGYSQLEGVDYDETYAPVAMMEVIHIILAYAARKIVKVHQMVN; encoded by the coding sequence atgtccgcAGTCGAGCCTCGATCCATCAAGGAAGCACTTTTGGAGCCTAAATGGATAACCACCATACATGAAGAATTAGCAGAAtttaaaagaaacaaagtgtggaaaCTCGTTCCGAAGCAAAAAGGTCACACTGTTGTTGGAACAAGATGGGTGTACAAAAACAAACTCGATGAATCCGGTGCGGTCATGGGAAACAAGGCAAGATTAGTTGCCAAGGGGTATAGTCAACTAgaaggtgttgattatgatgaaacttaTGCCCCAGTAGCCATGATGGAAGTAATACACATCATCTTAGCGTATGCGGCACGTAAAATTGTCAAAGTACACCAAATGGTGAATTGA